The following nucleotide sequence is from Peribacillus sp. ACCC06369.
ACCGAAGAAGTTGAAGAGGCTTATGATCGCGCAAAATCAGAAGCTAAAGCGGCTTTTGGCAATGATGAAGTCTATGTGGAGAGATTCATACAAAATCCAAAGCATATCGAAGTTCAGATATTGGCTGATACTCATGGGAATATCGTCCATCTATACGAACGTGACTGTTCCGTTCAGAGACGGCATCAAAAAGTTGTGGAAGTGGCACCTTCCGTTTCCCTTTCAGAAGATTTAAGGGAAAGAATTTGTGAGGCAGCAGTCAAGTTGGCGAAAAATATTGATTATGTAAATGCTGGAACGGTCGAGTTCCTGGTGGCAAATGGAGAATTTTACTTTATTGAAGTCAATCCACGGGTGCAGGTTGAGCATACCATTACTGAAATGATTACAGGCATTGATATCGTTCAATCTCAAATCATGATAGCCGAAGGGCATGAGCTACATGGCAAAAAAATCGGGATTCCCGAACAAGCAGGAATTAAGACGCATGGATATGCGATTCAATCACGGGTGACGACTGAGGACCCATTGAATAATTTCATGCCTGATACCGGGAAAATGATGGTATACCGTTCCGGTGGAGGATTTGGTGTCCGTCTGGACGCTGGGAATGGGTTCCAAGGTGCGGTTATCACACCGTATTATGATTCCCTTCTCGTTAAACTTTCTACTCATGCTCTTTCATTTGAGCAGGCAGCTTCTAAAATGGTTCGTAACCTTAAGGAATTCAGGATTCGAGGAATTAAAACAAATATCCCCTTCCTTGAAAATGTTGTTAAACATGAGAATTTCATAAATGGGGAATACGATACATCATTCATTGATTCAACACCGGAATTATTTAGCTTCCCAATCAGAAAAGACCGTGGGACAAAAATGCTTTCATATATCGGAAATGTAACCGTGAATGGTTTCCCGGGAGTCGAGAAAAAGAAAAAACCTGTTTTCGATCCAGCTCCAATTCCTAATGTTGGTGGCCTGCCGCTTATTTCGGGTACAAAAAATATACTTGAACAGCAAGGTGCAGAAGGACTGGTCAATTGGATTAAAGAACAGAAAGAAGTATTGATCACAGATACGACTTTCCGTGATGCACATCAATCTTTACTTGCGACGAGAATTAGATCGAAAGATATCCTTGATATCGCTGAACCTACAGCAAAACTCCTTCCTGATTTATTTTCAATGGAAATGTGGGGCGGGGCAACTTTCGATGTGGCTTATCGTTTCTTGAAAGAAGATCCATGGGACAGGCTGTTAAGTTTCAGGAAAAAAGCACCGAATGTCCTTTTACAAATGCTATTAAGGGCTTCAAATGCAGTTGGTTATAAAAATTACCCTGATAATGTCATTCGTGAATTCGTAGAAAAATCAGCGGATGCCGGCATTGATGTTTTCCGGATCTTCGATAGTTTAAACTGGGTTAAAGGGATGGAAGTGGCTATAGATTCAGTCCGTCAATCCGGGAAAATTGCGGAAGCGGCCATTTGTTATACCGGGGATTTGAATGATCCGTCACGCAGCAAATATAATATCGAATACTATAAAAAAATGGCGGTGGAATTAGAACATGCCGGTGCCCATATTTTAGCGATCAAGGATATGGCTGGCCTCTTGAAACCGGATGCTGCTTACCGTCTTGTGTCAGAACTGAAAGCAACGACGTCCCTTCCGATCCATCTCCATACTCATGATACAAGTGGAAATGGGATTTACATGTATTCAAAAGCGATTGAAGCTGGTGTGGATATCGTTGATACGGCGATTGGGTCTTTAGCTGGCCTGACTTCACAGCCAAGTGTACAAACACTTCATTATGCACTGGAGGGGTCAAGCAGACAACCTAAATTGGAAGTCGATTCACTAGAGCGTTTAGGAGAATACTGGGGAGAGGTCAGGAAATTCTATCATGACTTCGAAAGTGGCATGAACGCTCCTCATACCGAAGTTTACAAACACGAGATGCCTGGCGGTCAATATAGTAATCTACAGCAGCAAGCTAAAGCTGTGGGGCTGGGAGACCGCTGGCATGAAGTGAAAGAAATGTACCAGCGCGTCAATGCGATGTTCGGTGATATCGTAAAAGTGACGCCTTCATCCAAAGTCGTTGGGGACATGGCTTTATTCATGGTGCAAAATAACCTGTCTGAAGAAGATGTCCTGACAAAAGGAAAAACCATCGATTTTCCTGATTCAGTCATAGAGTTATTCGAAGGCTATCTGGGTCAGCCAGTTGGTGGATTCCCGAAAGAGCTTCAGGAAGTTATTCTGAAAGGGAAAAAACCTATAACGGTAAGACCGGGTGAATTATTGGAAGAAGTGGACTTTGCTGCTCTTAAAGAAGAATTATTCAAGGAATTGGGACGGCCTGTCACTGATTTCGATGTGCTTGCATATGCCCTATATCCAAAAGTATTCTTGGATTACAATAAAACAATTGAGCTGTTTGGAGATGTTTCCAACCTTGATACCGCGACTTTCTTATATGGCATGAGGCTAGGTGAAGAAATCGAAGTTGAAATTGAAAAGGGAAAAACGCTCATCGTTAAACTAGTTTCAATCGGCCAACCTTTGGCTGATGGAACACGGGTTGTGTATTTTGAGTTGAATGGTCAATCACGTGAAGTGATCATCAAGGATGAAAACATTAAATCTTCCGTTATATCAAAAATGAAAGCTGATCCTAAAAATAAAGAACAAATCGGTGCGACAATGCCAGGTACCGTTATTCGTGTAGTCGTCGAGAAAGGCGATCAGGTCAAACAGGGTGATCACCTGATCATAACGGAAGCGATGAAAATGGAAACTACCGTACAAGCGCCATTCTCCGGGACCATTAAAGACATCTATGTAAATGATGGAGAAGCGATCAGTACTGGTGATTTATTGATTGAAATAACTAAGTAATATCGCTGACTGTGGCCTTGTGAACGATTTGGGGTATGTTGGGTATGCTTGAGGTTTCAAGCTGCCCTGTAGCCTCTTTTAGGCGATGTACGTTCATTGAATTTCTCCTTAAGGTAAAACAAAAACCACCATTCTCCAGAATGGTGGTTTTTGTTTTACCTTATTATCTTATTTGCTTGAACAATCAGACATTAACGGGCGGGTATCGTTGGTGTTATATCATGTTCATCCTGTCCTTTGACTGTGTGGGCAGAGTTCCCTTTTTGCTTGGCTAGGGCATTTTTTTTACTTCTTGATGTCAGTAGCATCAAATAACTCAGTACACCAAAAAAGCAGGCAATGAATAAAGCGTGTGCCAATGCGATATACAAGTTCTGCCTAGAGAAAATTATAAAGGCTCCAGCGATAACCTGTAAAAAAACGAGAATGAATGCAGCAATCCAACCGCCATATAACACTTTTTGATTCTTGTAATATTTTTTTGCAATATAAGCAACGTATGATACCCAAATGAAAATAGCGCCAGCCATTGCACGGTGCCCCATCTGCACCCATTCATAAAGGTTGGAGGGAAGCGCAAGGCTATCATTTACACATAAAGGCCAATCCTTACAGATTAGACTGGATTCTGTATGCCTTACAAGAGCACCCGTATATACGACTACCAGACAAAAAATCAATACGCCAATAATATGGAATTTCATTCGTTTGTCAACTATGAGTTTCTCGGCTTCGAACTTCTTGTCGACTTCAAAAATCAATAGTGTCAGTAAAAAGACGGAAGCAAAGGAAATGAGTGATATCCCAAAATGAAGGGCCAGGACGAAATCAGATTGTGACCAAAGAACGGCAGCGGCTCCAATCAACCCCTGTAGTAACAGAAAACCAAAAGAAAGGACGGATAAGAAACGTGCTTCACGGATATGGCCGATTTTTCGCCAAGACAAATACGATAAAATTAAAACCAAGAATCCTCCAGCACCTGAAACGAGTCGATGGGAAAGCTCAATGACCAATTCAAACGTGATTTTGTCCGGAATCAATTGGCCGTTGCATAATGGCCAGGACCTTCCGCATCCCATGCCGGAATCCGTCTTCGTGACTAAAGCTCCACCCAGTAAGATGAAAAGCATTACAATCGTAGTTAAAACAGCAAACCATTTAAGAGACGATTTCACTAGTAGTCCCACCTTTTTCTCTGTAGCAAATTAGGGTTGTTCCATAAAATTAATAATAGCATAGGATTTTTCATAAATATTTGTCGAACTTCCTCGATATTACACAAAATAGAATGATTTTACAAGTTCAGTTAATATTATAGCTATTAATTAAAATGCCTGAAATAGTTGAAAGTTACAAGAGACTTTGATAGAAATAAAGGGAGTGTAAACCTTCAAGTAGGAGCAAAATAGAGATAGAGCCTGGGGGATGATGATAAAAGCTTACTATTCATGTTCTTGATGGACATCCATCTTACAACTGCAGTGAAATTTTTGAGACACAAATTGGTCAAAAATATCCGAAAAATTTTCACAAAAGCTTCCAAAAATGTGTTTTAATATATTGAAGAAATGATTTTACTAAATTTTACTGTTATTAAGCATGATATTAAGAATGATAGCTCTTTATGGATTCCATTGGCCACGGTCATTGGTAAATAATTTACTTTTTGTTTACGCTTCCTTGGTTACAAATATCAAAAAGTATGAAATAATGTTCTATAGCATTTGTAAGTATTTTTTCTGCATTTGCGTCTGTGCTGAATGATTTAAAGGAGGAAAACAAATGTCAGAAACAAGGGGTTTGTCAGAAGCTGTCATGAAGGACAGTAAAGCCGCCCTTCAATCAGATATACCGGAAACAACAGCTTGGAAGGATTTTCTCGCACTTATAAAAGTGGGGATTGTCAATTCAAATATAATTACAGCTTTTACCGGCGTATGGTTAGCCCTTCATTTTTCGGGGCTTAGCTTCTTAAGTAATCTTGATGTAGTGTTTTATACACTTGCAGGTTCGGCGCTCATCATGGCGGGATCTTGCAGTTTCAATAATTATTATGATCGTGACATCGATCATTTAATGGAAAGAACGAAAAATCGTCCAACGGTAACTGGGAAAGTACAGCCTTCAAAGGTATTGGCGTTAAGTTTTGGCTTAATTGCTGCAGGGCTGATTTTACTTGCGTTGACTAATATGACAACGGCCATACTTGGTGCATTTGGCGTCTTCGCCTATGTTGTTTTATATACCATGGTTTTTAAACGGAGATTTGTCTCGAATACGATTATAGGCAGTATATCCGGAGCGGTACCTCCACTTATCGGGTGGGCTGCCGTCGACCCGGGCCTAGATAAGATTGCTTGGGTCCTGTTCGCGATCATGTTCTTATGGCAGCCTCCTCATTTTTATGCACTTGCAATGAGGCGTGTCGAAGAATATCGTGCAGCGGGTGTACCCATGCTTCCGGTTGTAAAAGGGTTCAAGGCTGCAAAAAGATCGATTATGTTATGGATCGTCTGTTTAATGTTCGTTCCTTTCTTTTTAACTCCATTAGGAACTCCGCTGGTTATTCTTGCTGCATTATTGAGCACAGGTTGGCTTATTTTAGGAATAAATGGGTATAAAAAGAAAGATGATGTTAAATGGGCAACATCCATGTTTGTATATTCTTTAAATTATATGACCATTTTATTTGTAGCGATGGTTATTGTCA
It contains:
- the cyoE gene encoding heme o synthase; this encodes MSETRGLSEAVMKDSKAALQSDIPETTAWKDFLALIKVGIVNSNIITAFTGVWLALHFSGLSFLSNLDVVFYTLAGSALIMAGSCSFNNYYDRDIDHLMERTKNRPTVTGKVQPSKVLALSFGLIAAGLILLALTNMTTAILGAFGVFAYVVLYTMVFKRRFVSNTIIGSISGAVPPLIGWAAVDPGLDKIAWVLFAIMFLWQPPHFYALAMRRVEEYRAAGVPMLPVVKGFKAAKRSIMLWIVCLMFVPFFLTPLGTPLVILAALLSTGWLILGINGYKKKDDVKWATSMFVYSLNYMTILFVAMVIVTLI
- the pyc gene encoding pyruvate carboxylase; this translates as MGKRIEKVLAANRGEIAIRIFRACTELDIHTVAIYSKEDYGSYHRYKADEAYLVGEGKKPIDAYLDIEGIIAIAKMSGVDAIHPGYGFLSENIDFAKRCEEEGIIFIGPESRHLDMFGDKVKARTQAELANIPVIPGSEGPVTSVEEVREFGEKYGFPIIIKASLGGGGRGMRIVGKTEEVEEAYDRAKSEAKAAFGNDEVYVERFIQNPKHIEVQILADTHGNIVHLYERDCSVQRRHQKVVEVAPSVSLSEDLRERICEAAVKLAKNIDYVNAGTVEFLVANGEFYFIEVNPRVQVEHTITEMITGIDIVQSQIMIAEGHELHGKKIGIPEQAGIKTHGYAIQSRVTTEDPLNNFMPDTGKMMVYRSGGGFGVRLDAGNGFQGAVITPYYDSLLVKLSTHALSFEQAASKMVRNLKEFRIRGIKTNIPFLENVVKHENFINGEYDTSFIDSTPELFSFPIRKDRGTKMLSYIGNVTVNGFPGVEKKKKPVFDPAPIPNVGGLPLISGTKNILEQQGAEGLVNWIKEQKEVLITDTTFRDAHQSLLATRIRSKDILDIAEPTAKLLPDLFSMEMWGGATFDVAYRFLKEDPWDRLLSFRKKAPNVLLQMLLRASNAVGYKNYPDNVIREFVEKSADAGIDVFRIFDSLNWVKGMEVAIDSVRQSGKIAEAAICYTGDLNDPSRSKYNIEYYKKMAVELEHAGAHILAIKDMAGLLKPDAAYRLVSELKATTSLPIHLHTHDTSGNGIYMYSKAIEAGVDIVDTAIGSLAGLTSQPSVQTLHYALEGSSRQPKLEVDSLERLGEYWGEVRKFYHDFESGMNAPHTEVYKHEMPGGQYSNLQQQAKAVGLGDRWHEVKEMYQRVNAMFGDIVKVTPSSKVVGDMALFMVQNNLSEEDVLTKGKTIDFPDSVIELFEGYLGQPVGGFPKELQEVILKGKKPITVRPGELLEEVDFAALKEELFKELGRPVTDFDVLAYALYPKVFLDYNKTIELFGDVSNLDTATFLYGMRLGEEIEVEIEKGKTLIVKLVSIGQPLADGTRVVYFELNGQSREVIIKDENIKSSVISKMKADPKNKEQIGATMPGTVIRVVVEKGDQVKQGDHLIITEAMKMETTVQAPFSGTIKDIYVNDGEAISTGDLLIEITK
- a CDS encoding heme A synthase produces the protein MKSSLKWFAVLTTIVMLFILLGGALVTKTDSGMGCGRSWPLCNGQLIPDKITFELVIELSHRLVSGAGGFLVLILSYLSWRKIGHIREARFLSVLSFGFLLLQGLIGAAAVLWSQSDFVLALHFGISLISFASVFLLTLLIFEVDKKFEAEKLIVDKRMKFHIIGVLIFCLVVVYTGALVRHTESSLICKDWPLCVNDSLALPSNLYEWVQMGHRAMAGAIFIWVSYVAYIAKKYYKNQKVLYGGWIAAFILVFLQVIAGAFIIFSRQNLYIALAHALFIACFFGVLSYLMLLTSRSKKNALAKQKGNSAHTVKGQDEHDITPTIPAR